A genomic segment from Nitratiruptor sp. YY08-10 encodes:
- the gmd gene encoding GDP-mannose 4,6-dehydratase: protein MKKALITGITGQDGAYLAQLLLEKGYEVFGTYRRTSSSNFWRIEELGIEKHPNLHLIEYDLTDASQNIRLLDSIEPDEVYNLAAQSFVGVSFEQPLTTAEITGLGTLNLLEAIRIVNPKIKFYQASTSEMYGKVQEIPQTESTPFYPRSPYAVAKLYAHWITINYRESYDIFGCSGILFNHESPLRGKEFVTRKITDSVAKIVHGKLDVLELGNLDAKRDWGYAKEYVEGMYLMMQVSQPETYVLATNRTQSVRDFVRLAFQAAGIELIFEGEGVDEVGRDVKSGKILVRVNPAYFRPAEVDILIGDYTKAKNDLGWEPKTSLEEICQMMVEADIRRNATGWSF, encoded by the coding sequence ATGAAAAAAGCGCTCATTACCGGCATAACAGGACAAGATGGTGCCTATTTGGCGCAACTATTGTTAGAAAAAGGGTATGAAGTATTTGGAACATACAGAAGAACAAGTTCATCAAATTTTTGGAGGATTGAGGAGCTTGGCATCGAAAAACATCCAAATTTACACTTGATAGAGTATGATCTGACCGATGCATCACAAAACATTCGGCTTCTTGATTCGATAGAACCAGATGAAGTGTACAACCTCGCAGCACAAAGCTTTGTAGGTGTAAGTTTTGAACAGCCTCTGACTACCGCAGAAATAACTGGTTTAGGTACGCTCAATCTTTTGGAAGCAATCCGTATCGTCAATCCGAAGATAAAATTTTATCAAGCATCCACTTCGGAGATGTACGGGAAAGTGCAGGAGATTCCACAAACAGAATCTACACCTTTTTATCCAAGAAGTCCTTATGCTGTCGCAAAACTTTATGCGCATTGGATAACGATCAACTATAGAGAGAGTTATGATATCTTCGGATGCAGTGGAATACTGTTCAATCATGAGTCTCCTTTGAGAGGCAAAGAGTTTGTAACAAGGAAAATCACTGACAGTGTAGCAAAAATAGTTCATGGAAAACTTGATGTTTTGGAGCTTGGCAATCTTGATGCAAAACGGGACTGGGGATATGCAAAAGAGTATGTCGAGGGGATGTATCTTATGATGCAAGTTTCTCAACCTGAGACTTATGTTTTGGCTACAAATCGTACCCAGAGTGTAAGAGATTTTGTGCGACTTGCTTTTCAAGCTGCTGGAATTGAGCTGATTTTTGAGGGAGAAGGAGTAGATGAAGTTGGAAGAGATGTGAAAAGTGGCAAAATTTTAGTACGAGTAAATCCTGCATACTTCCGCCCGGCAGAAGTGGATATTTTGATAGGGGACTACACAAAAGCGAAAAACGATCTTGGATGGGAGCCTAAAACTTCTTTGGAAGAGATTTGTCAGATGATGGTGGAAGCAGATATCAGACGTAACGCAACAGGGTGGAGTTTTTAG
- a CDS encoding type II toxin-antitoxin system VapC family toxin produces the protein MQNQKFSNTVYFDTNILMDILDNKRTGHRDVFKLLELLFSKNIKILINEDMLSTIYYLVKDKEKVLKFFEVILNDWIVVPFEKEIIKKAIKISLEKSVDFENVLQCLCAKKYNCMALITCDKKFIDYGIKIANYNEAIHLLTKY, from the coding sequence ATGCAAAATCAAAAGTTTAGCAATACCGTATATTTTGATACAAATATATTAATGGATATTCTTGATAACAAAAGAACGGGACATCGAGATGTATTTAAACTGTTGGAACTGTTGTTCTCAAAAAATATCAAAATTTTAATAAATGAAGATATGTTAAGCACTATTTACTATTTAGTTAAAGATAAAGAAAAAGTTTTAAAATTTTTTGAAGTTATTTTAAATGATTGGATAGTTGTCCCTTTTGAAAAAGAGATTATAAAAAAAGCCATAAAAATCTCGTTGGAAAAAAGCGTTGATTTTGAAAATGTTTTGCAATGTCTATGTGCAAAAAAATATAACTGCATGGCATTAATCACCTGCGATAAAAAGTTTATTGACTATGGAATAAAAATAGCCAATTATAACGAAGCAATACATCTCTTGACAAAATATTGA
- a CDS encoding mannose-1-phosphate guanylyltransferase/mannose-6-phosphate isomerase, whose protein sequence is MHNIILCGGSGTRLWPLSRKLMPKQFVKLFDNHSLFQKTLQRNAPFCKEAHIITNKEHYFIALDQIEEIDFLHKKHRFILEPFGKNTAPAIAFACFDLDPEELVFVTPSDHLIKDVHSYKKTIETAKKLAKDGKLVTFGIVPDEANTGYGYIEADGNSVKRFHEKPDMATAQRYLETNKQNLRYFWNAGMFLFQAGTYLSELQQYAPKVYENALKAYENAINQHNMLSIKEHFMNTIPDISIDYAVMEKSDNIAMVPADIGWNDVGSFDALSQELSGSETIELQSKNNFALADKPVALVDVEDLIIIDTKDALLVTKKGSSQKIKELIPKIQKNFPHLASHHIEVHRPWGTYEVLIEEDNYKLKKIIVKPGKRLSLQKHYHRSEHWIVVSGTAEVTVGDKTYLVRSNESTYIKLGEVHRLANPGKIPVILIEAQVGEYTGEDDIVRIEDDFRRA, encoded by the coding sequence GTGCATAACATCATTTTATGTGGCGGGAGCGGGACAAGACTGTGGCCATTAAGCAGGAAATTGATGCCAAAACAGTTTGTCAAACTGTTTGACAATCACTCACTGTTTCAAAAAACGCTTCAAAGAAATGCACCTTTTTGCAAAGAGGCACATATCATTACAAACAAAGAGCACTATTTTATCGCTTTGGATCAGATAGAAGAGATAGACTTTTTACATAAGAAACATAGATTCATCCTCGAGCCTTTTGGAAAAAACACTGCTCCCGCTATTGCATTTGCCTGTTTCGATCTAGACCCAGAAGAGTTGGTATTTGTTACACCATCAGATCATCTGATCAAAGATGTACACTCATATAAAAAGACAATTGAGACGGCCAAAAAACTTGCCAAAGATGGAAAACTCGTTACTTTCGGTATCGTTCCCGATGAAGCCAATACAGGATACGGCTACATAGAAGCAGATGGAAACAGTGTTAAGCGATTTCATGAAAAACCGGACATGGCAACAGCACAAAGATATCTTGAAACAAATAAACAGAACTTGCGATATTTTTGGAATGCCGGGATGTTTCTCTTTCAAGCAGGCACTTATCTCAGTGAACTTCAACAATATGCTCCAAAAGTATATGAAAATGCTCTCAAAGCGTATGAAAATGCTATAAATCAGCACAATATGCTTTCCATAAAAGAGCACTTTATGAATACAATCCCAGACATTTCTATAGACTATGCAGTGATGGAAAAAAGTGATAATATTGCAATGGTTCCAGCCGATATTGGATGGAATGATGTAGGGAGTTTCGATGCTCTTTCCCAAGAGCTTTCGGGAAGCGAAACAATCGAACTACAAAGCAAAAACAATTTTGCTCTTGCAGATAAACCTGTAGCGTTGGTGGACGTGGAAGATCTGATTATCATCGATACAAAAGATGCTTTACTTGTGACAAAAAAAGGCTCGAGCCAAAAAATCAAAGAACTTATTCCCAAAATACAAAAAAACTTCCCCCATCTCGCTTCCCACCACATCGAAGTACACAGGCCATGGGGTACATATGAGGTGCTTATCGAAGAGGACAACTACAAACTCAAAAAAATCATCGTCAAACCTGGGAAAAGGCTCTCATTGCAAAAGCATTACCATAGGAGCGAACACTGGATCGTAGTTAGCGGCACTGCTGAAGTCACTGTTGGTGACAAAACATACCTTGTGCGTTCAAACGAATCAACCTATATCAAACTTGGTGAAGTCCATAGACTTGCCAATCCCGGGAAAATTCCTGTTATACTCATTGAAGCACAGGTTGGCGAATATACGGGAGAGGATGATATTGTAAGAATTGAAGATGATTTTAGGAGAGCCTGA
- a CDS encoding ABC transporter permease yields the protein MIRAVAHNFKLSIEFARRDLKERYAGTSFGQLWLLISPLISIFIYTIIFSDFMKMKLGIIESKYAYSIYLIPGLLTWNFFSALVARLSNSIFEKAHIIKKIPIPMYVFYLSITLTEFIIYAISMVLGILFLLLVHQPITWQFFTLLPCMMILVSLFGMSLGIIFSLFNPFFKDLKEVIPIILQLWFWMTPIIYVKEMIYNKYPFLVDYNPIYYFIEPMQNIFLFGDLKRDIDVAIALSSVFMTSLLAMWLYKKMIKEIKDII from the coding sequence TTGATACGAGCTGTCGCTCATAACTTCAAATTGAGCATAGAATTTGCCAGAAGAGATCTTAAAGAGCGCTATGCAGGAACCAGCTTTGGTCAGCTGTGGCTGCTTATCTCTCCTTTGATCAGCATATTTATCTATACCATCATCTTTTCAGATTTTATGAAAATGAAACTTGGCATCATAGAGAGTAAATATGCATACAGTATCTATCTCATTCCAGGACTTCTGACATGGAATTTTTTTTCTGCACTTGTGGCACGACTTTCCAACTCTATCTTTGAAAAAGCCCATATCATCAAAAAAATACCAATCCCCATGTATGTTTTTTATCTTTCTATTACACTGACAGAATTTATCATCTATGCCATATCCATGGTTTTGGGGATCCTTTTTTTACTCCTCGTCCATCAACCTATTACCTGGCAGTTTTTCACCCTTTTACCTTGTATGATGATTTTAGTATCTCTGTTTGGAATGAGTCTCGGAATCATTTTTTCTCTTTTCAATCCTTTTTTCAAAGATCTCAAAGAGGTCATTCCAATCATTTTGCAGCTTTGGTTCTGGATGACACCTATCATCTATGTTAAAGAAATGATCTATAATAAATATCCCTTTTTGGTGGATTACAACCCCATATACTATTTTATAGAACCGATGCAAAATATATTTTTGTTCGGAGATCTAAAAAGAGATATTGATGTAGCAATTGCTCTATCTTCTGTTTTCATGACATCTTTGTTGGCTATGTGGTTATACAAGAAGATGATTAAAGAGATAAAAGATATCATCTAA
- a CDS encoding GDP-mannose 4,6-dehydratase, which yields MQTALITGIDGFTGNHLSHYLQKRDYEVFGTSIEQNGKNIFSCDITKKEQIRQIFQKKSFDYIIHLAAISFVGYADQVKMYEVNAFGVQNLLSALEEQAWTAKKVIITSSATVYGMQSTNKLHEKLCPNPNNHYAYSKYISEQIAKTYFDKIPIIITRPFNYTGCGQREEFIVPKLVRAFQRKDSIIEIGNLHTKREMNDVIFVCNVYEKLLQSDAKSEIVNICSGKVYDVAYFLNILEKISGYTPTVRQNPKFIRSNDIEVLCGDPSKLHSLIGKIEPKPIEQTIKEMYENCR from the coding sequence GTGCAGACAGCATTGATAACAGGGATAGATGGTTTTACCGGCAATCATCTCTCTCATTATCTGCAAAAGAGGGATTATGAAGTTTTTGGAACATCAATAGAGCAAAATGGAAAAAATATTTTTTCTTGTGATATAACCAAAAAAGAGCAAATACGCCAAATTTTTCAAAAAAAAAGTTTTGATTATATCATACATCTTGCAGCAATATCTTTTGTAGGATATGCCGATCAAGTTAAGATGTATGAAGTGAATGCTTTTGGTGTACAAAATCTTTTAAGCGCACTTGAGGAGCAGGCGTGGACTGCAAAAAAAGTTATTATTACAAGTAGTGCAACCGTATATGGTATGCAAAGTACCAATAAACTCCATGAAAAACTTTGTCCCAATCCAAACAATCATTATGCCTACAGTAAATATATTAGCGAGCAGATTGCAAAGACATATTTTGATAAGATACCTATCATCATAACTCGTCCATTTAATTACACAGGGTGTGGACAGAGAGAAGAGTTCATTGTCCCAAAACTTGTCAGGGCTTTTCAAAGAAAAGACAGCATCATAGAAATTGGCAATCTACATACAAAAAGAGAAATGAATGATGTAATATTTGTCTGTAACGTGTATGAAAAGTTACTGCAAAGTGATGCAAAATCTGAAATAGTCAATATTTGTAGTGGAAAAGTATATGACGTAGCCTATTTTTTGAATATTTTAGAAAAAATAAGTGGTTATACACCCACAGTCCGACAAAATCCAAAATTTATAAGAAGTAACGATATAGAAGTATTGTGCGGGGATCCTTCTAAACTTCATAGTCTAATCGGAAAAATAGAACCAAAACCGATAGAACAGACAATAAAAGAGATGTATGAAAATTGTCGTTGA
- a CDS encoding glycosyltransferase family 1 protein gives MKIVVDALPLTKSLTGVGKYIYEIAKRADQDLLFWYGGIVAQKLHEPKEGGVFAHVIESAVTVRAVKKALRFMVGMLKSKEVYDLYWEPNYIFQKGIRSKKKVVTIHDMSIIRYPQWHPKERVEYFCKHLFSSIHEADMIITDSYFSKREIVELSGCEESKIEVIHLGVDYNLYKPLAKEKVKHLKDRFALEDEFVLFVGSIEPRKNLLNLLKAYMKLPKPLKKRYPLVLAGFKGWENNEIMQIIEKEHIRYLGYVSESDLVGLYNLASAFVYPSFYEGFGLPPLEAMSCQTAAIVSDAASLPEVCGDAALYVDPYDVDDIALKVQLLLEDRKKRASLAEAGRKRALQFDWEKTADKHMKLFERVVKC, from the coding sequence ATGAAAATTGTCGTTGATGCGCTTCCCTTGACAAAATCTCTTACAGGTGTGGGAAAATATATCTACGAAATAGCCAAAAGAGCAGATCAAGACCTTCTTTTTTGGTATGGCGGGATTGTTGCACAAAAATTGCATGAACCAAAAGAGGGTGGAGTATTTGCACATGTGATCGAGTCTGCTGTAACGGTCAGAGCTGTGAAAAAAGCTTTGCGTTTTATGGTTGGTATGCTAAAAAGCAAAGAGGTATATGATCTGTACTGGGAACCAAACTATATATTTCAAAAAGGTATTCGATCCAAAAAAAAAGTTGTTACGATCCATGATATGTCCATCATTCGTTATCCTCAATGGCATCCCAAAGAGAGGGTAGAGTATTTCTGCAAACATCTTTTTTCATCGATACATGAAGCGGATATGATTATCACGGATTCCTATTTTTCCAAACGGGAGATTGTTGAACTGAGCGGATGTGAAGAGAGCAAGATAGAGGTTATCCATCTTGGAGTTGATTACAATCTGTATAAACCTCTGGCAAAAGAAAAGGTGAAACATTTAAAGGATCGTTTTGCTTTGGAAGATGAGTTTGTGCTTTTTGTGGGAAGTATCGAGCCAAGGAAAAATCTTTTGAATCTGCTCAAAGCATATATGAAACTTCCTAAACCACTGAAAAAGCGATATCCATTGGTTCTTGCTGGGTTTAAGGGATGGGAAAATAACGAAATTATGCAGATAATTGAAAAAGAGCATATCCGATATCTTGGATATGTCAGTGAGAGTGATCTTGTCGGATTGTACAACCTTGCATCTGCTTTTGTCTATCCCTCCTTTTATGAAGGATTTGGTTTGCCTCCATTGGAAGCGATGAGCTGTCAAACAGCTGCGATTGTATCCGATGCGGCTTCGTTGCCTGAAGTATGTGGGGACGCCGCATTGTATGTCGATCCATATGATGTAGATGATATTGCATTGAAGGTACAGTTGTTGCTTGAAGATCGAAAAAAACGTGCATCTTTGGCCGAGGCTGGACGAAAAAGAGCGCTGCAGTTTGATTGGGAAAAAACAGCAGACAAGCATATGAAACTTTTTGAAAGAGTAGTGAAGTGTTAG
- a CDS encoding acyltransferase: MLGTFRFFLAWVVMLSHLPNSPFPLGFNPAVSAVICFYFISGYLMYFSFYKEVRKGLSFQKQILFFYIKRVLRLFPLYLIVLFLTMLVIAIWGPSQMVPLLHQELGFSKIFLNVLLIFNNYVFDPFIIKPLLPHPLIPPTWSLSTEWHFYLLVPFFFYLFARKPLVFVSILLISMGFEFFAFSHQTGVHLNSDNFGYRYIFGVLWIFMVGFFYAAGKYRVVLKILYVFVFLFFLSVAFTWSTHPFVREIFLAILFLPFIPKIMRIPFRYDPFFGHLSYPIFLSHFFIFLALEKLGFTHPGLGYYWIVFGLVLLFSYGLSLVQKRIDRIRKKF; this comes from the coding sequence GTGTTAGGCACGTTTCGTTTTTTTCTTGCATGGGTAGTGATGCTTTCACACTTGCCAAACTCTCCTTTTCCTCTTGGTTTTAATCCAGCAGTAAGCGCTGTTATCTGTTTTTACTTTATCAGCGGATATTTGATGTATTTTTCCTTTTACAAGGAGGTGAGAAAAGGGCTCTCTTTTCAAAAACAGATACTCTTTTTTTATATAAAAAGGGTTTTGAGACTTTTTCCTCTTTATCTTATCGTTCTTTTTTTGACCATGCTTGTGATAGCGATATGGGGACCATCACAGATGGTGCCTCTTTTGCATCAGGAACTGGGTTTTAGCAAGATTTTTCTTAATGTACTGCTTATTTTCAACAACTATGTTTTTGATCCATTTATCATAAAGCCTTTACTCCCGCATCCACTGATTCCTCCTACCTGGTCTCTATCGACAGAGTGGCATTTTTATCTGTTGGTTCCGTTTTTTTTCTATCTGTTTGCAAGAAAACCGCTTGTTTTTGTATCTATTTTGCTTATATCGATGGGATTTGAGTTTTTTGCATTTTCCCACCAAACAGGAGTCCATTTGAACTCCGACAATTTTGGATATCGTTATATTTTTGGGGTTTTGTGGATATTTATGGTGGGTTTTTTCTATGCTGCCGGGAAATATAGAGTTGTTTTGAAGATTTTGTATGTTTTTGTTTTTCTATTCTTTTTGTCTGTTGCATTTACATGGAGTACGCATCCCTTTGTGAGAGAGATTTTCTTGGCAATACTTTTTCTTCCCTTCATTCCAAAAATCATGAGGATACCTTTTCGATATGACCCATTTTTCGGACATCTTTCCTATCCGATCTTTTTATCGCATTTTTTTATTTTCTTGGCATTGGAAAAACTTGGATTTACACATCCTGGTTTAGGGTATTACTGGATAGTATTTGGCTTAGTTTTACTGTTTTCATATGGGTTAAGTCTTGTTCAAAAGCGTATCGATAGGATACGAAAAAAGTTTTAA
- a CDS encoding VWA domain-containing protein yields the protein MLTREDIAKLYLGLFQRAPEGKGLDEWYTQARQNGWDYATVAEKMLEAAQNIIKANPQYSSKYPHYIDVDANDFLSTKSVITEVYKSLFNKDYIDDPNGIDSWANYALQNGLGNTIANITQVATQIANGAIPASAQTVAHAKAFLNKVQVALDAAQKIPEADINGDGLFDFDDFKALIDGVDDRPESIDQARQKILEKEDLYNQSHNQGGTKKIVQAPVDGGDVSATDLDEIIYGSDNNDIIRPGKGQDEVHAGKGDDDIVLLGDLTGLSAKDRPEDAQLIGKPLKDILGRDFAEDANGAEIIDGGEGSDTLHVYGNADLSDYDIKNIENIDFLGDLTLPADLVNKLQKINGNGMGSLHLADNGNKIPVDLSATDIEGINQLHLDDGVEAQISSLDNLGGAHILTGDGKVVGKPGTNFSLNDTYTVEPTLQVLRDGGTQDAKGDAVTMDNVVADQAGMIVGTDGDDYLIGSDGDDTLYSKAGDDILVGKNGSDTYVIDGVGKKVIIDGSQSDNGVGDTLDLSMVPTSSGADIDLASGGNVGQDIQVQLGANDTKGALIVPKFNIMLILDVSGSMGWDTYDGTTRLSKEVEAAQKLLQEYSKLGDVAVKLVLFSSDISNQAQNVPQNWMSVDKAIGMLNNLYADGTTNYVSAINGAMQLFDQKDGTFFDNGANRVYFMSDGEPSLGEEIDEILQHQWENFLIQHDIIANAIGFGDIQELYNLEPIAFDGTRLDDINADHSIGQIAPALQPDISKLEQSLLNQAKIDFIENVVGTPNDDILHGNTLDNTINGNDGDDILYGGYGKDILIGGNGVDTVMISPEQTLNVDQFMDPQKGEKIKWKVANGTEQFVSTPVQWQGSLETTLNMAAQGNGSQNSIVLWFTDGKNAYVVVDNSSANSFDPLSDEVAQLVGITDLSTAQLDEQNDLLVI from the coding sequence ATGCTGACAAGAGAGGATATAGCAAAACTGTATCTAGGTCTATTTCAAAGAGCCCCTGAGGGGAAGGGGCTGGATGAATGGTATACACAAGCCCGGCAAAATGGATGGGATTATGCGACCGTGGCAGAAAAGATGTTGGAAGCAGCACAAAATATCATCAAGGCAAACCCACAATATTCGTCCAAATACCCTCACTATATAGACGTAGATGCAAATGATTTTTTATCTACAAAATCTGTCATAACTGAAGTTTACAAGTCACTTTTTAACAAAGATTATATAGATGATCCAAATGGTATAGACAGTTGGGCAAACTATGCTTTGCAAAATGGATTGGGAAATACCATAGCAAATATTACACAAGTGGCTACGCAGATTGCAAATGGCGCTATTCCTGCATCGGCACAAACGGTTGCTCATGCAAAAGCCTTTCTCAATAAAGTGCAAGTGGCACTTGATGCCGCCCAAAAAATTCCGGAAGCTGATATCAATGGCGATGGTCTTTTTGATTTTGATGATTTCAAAGCATTGATAGATGGGGTCGATGATAGACCGGAGAGTATTGATCAGGCTCGACAAAAGATTCTTGAAAAAGAAGATCTGTACAATCAGAGTCACAATCAAGGAGGAACGAAAAAGATAGTTCAGGCTCCTGTAGATGGAGGTGATGTGAGTGCAACTGATCTTGATGAGATAATTTATGGCAGTGATAACAACGATATCATACGCCCTGGAAAGGGTCAAGATGAGGTACATGCGGGAAAAGGTGATGATGATATAGTATTGCTGGGTGATTTAACGGGACTTTCTGCAAAAGATAGACCCGAAGATGCACAGTTGATAGGAAAGCCACTAAAGGATATCCTGGGACGAGACTTTGCAGAAGATGCCAATGGAGCGGAGATCATAGATGGAGGAGAGGGCAGCGATACGCTGCATGTATACGGAAATGCCGACTTGAGTGATTATGATATAAAGAATATTGAAAATATCGATTTTCTTGGTGATTTGACATTACCGGCAGATTTGGTCAACAAGCTTCAAAAAATCAATGGAAACGGCATGGGCAGTCTCCATCTTGCCGATAACGGCAACAAAATTCCTGTTGATCTATCAGCTACAGATATCGAGGGAATCAATCAATTACATCTCGATGATGGTGTCGAAGCCCAAATCTCTTCTCTAGATAATCTTGGTGGCGCCCATATTTTAACAGGAGATGGGAAAGTTGTCGGAAAACCGGGAACCAATTTTTCGCTCAATGACACCTATACGGTTGAGCCAACTTTGCAGGTTTTGAGGGATGGTGGAACCCAAGATGCAAAGGGTGATGCTGTTACGATGGATAATGTCGTTGCAGATCAGGCTGGTATGATCGTCGGTACCGATGGTGATGATTATCTTATCGGAAGCGATGGTGACGATACGCTGTATTCCAAAGCCGGAGACGATATCTTAGTGGGTAAGAACGGAAGTGACACATATGTGATTGATGGAGTAGGAAAGAAAGTAATTATCGATGGTTCTCAAAGTGATAACGGAGTGGGTGATACGTTGGATCTCTCCATGGTTCCAACAAGCAGCGGTGCCGATATCGATCTTGCTTCGGGTGGAAATGTAGGTCAGGATATTCAAGTCCAGCTTGGTGCAAACGATACAAAAGGAGCTTTGATCGTACCAAAATTTAACATTATGCTGATCTTGGATGTATCTGGAAGTATGGGATGGGACACTTATGATGGAACGACAAGGCTCTCTAAAGAGGTGGAAGCTGCGCAAAAACTGCTTCAAGAATATAGTAAACTAGGAGATGTGGCTGTTAAACTAGTACTTTTTAGTAGCGATATAAGCAATCAAGCACAAAATGTTCCTCAAAACTGGATGAGTGTTGATAAGGCTATCGGTATGCTCAATAATCTTTATGCTGATGGTACGACAAATTATGTTAGTGCGATTAATGGTGCCATGCAGCTTTTTGATCAAAAAGATGGGACTTTTTTCGATAATGGGGCAAATCGTGTCTATTTTATGTCTGATGGAGAGCCGAGTCTTGGCGAAGAAATCGATGAAATACTTCAGCATCAGTGGGAAAATTTTCTGATACAACACGATATCATTGCCAACGCAATCGGCTTTGGGGATATCCAAGAACTTTACAATCTTGAACCAATAGCATTTGATGGTACGAGATTAGACGATATCAATGCCGATCATAGTATCGGGCAGATAGCTCCTGCTTTGCAACCAGATATAAGTAAGCTGGAACAATCCTTACTTAATCAAGCAAAAATCGACTTTATCGAAAATGTCGTCGGAACGCCAAACGATGATATTTTACATGGTAATACTCTAGATAATACGATCAATGGTAACGATGGGGATGATATTTTGTATGGGGGATACGGAAAAGATATTCTCATTGGAGGAAACGGAGTAGATACGGTGATGATATCTCCTGAGCAAACACTCAATGTAGATCAGTTTATGGACCCACAAAAAGGTGAAAAAATCAAATGGAAAGTTGCCAATGGCACGGAGCAGTTTGTATCCACACCTGTGCAATGGCAAGGTTCTCTTGAAACTACTTTGAATATGGCCGCACAAGGAAATGGCTCGCAAAACAGTATCGTTTTATGGTTTACAGATGGAAAGAATGCTTATGTGGTTGTGGATAACTCATCAGCAAATTCTTTTGATCCTTTGAGTGATGAGGTGGCGCAACTTGTTGGTATAACGGATCTATCGACTGCACAGCTCGATGAACAAAATGATCTTCTTGTCATTTGA